One part of the Eucalyptus grandis isolate ANBG69807.140 chromosome 10, ASM1654582v1, whole genome shotgun sequence genome encodes these proteins:
- the LOC104422589 gene encoding uncharacterized protein LOC104422589: MASVSAFVAPHSIVNPAASRRNPRWLFGIRAQSLQFQARKEVVSTSRLSSGERSRHRSRWTRVVRSSEEEEVPVAEAVAEAQVEEDASASDSSASSSSAAEQQTVSVPVSPSDTLTMFFQAEGTMSEAAIPAVTTALEGAEGVTTLKVQVVEGIASVELTKQTTIQATGVASSLVETIQGAGFKLQTLNLSFDEEEEVPV, from the exons ATGGCCAGCGTCTCGGCCTTCGTCGCTCCCCACTCCATCGTCAACCCCGCGGCATCTCGAAGAAATCCCAGATGGCTTTTCGGCATCCGCGCGCAGAGCCTTCAGTTTCAAGCCCGGAAGGAGGTCGTTTCCACCAGCCGCTTGTCGTCGGGCGAGCGAAGTCGGCACCGGAGTCGCTGGACGAGGGTGGTGAGGTCGTCGGAGGAAGAGGAAGTTCCGGTGGCGGAGGCGGTCGCGGAGGCGCAAGTCGAAGAAGATGCTTCTGCTTCTGATTCTTCTGCTTCCTCTTCGTCGGCAGCTGAGCAGCAGACGGTCTCGGTCCCGGTCTCGCCCTCCGACACTCTGACCATGTTCTTTCAG GCAGAGGGTACAATGAGCGAAGCAGCCATCCCGGCGGTAACAACTGCATTGGAG GGAGCTGAGGGCGTTACAACTTTGAAGGTTCAAGTTGTTGAGGGCATTGCCAGTGTTGAG TTGACGAAACAGACTACAATACAAGCCACGGGGGTGGCTTCCAGTTTGGTCGAGACCATACAGGGCGCGGGATTCAAGTTACAAACATTGAATTTGAGCTTCGACGAGGAAGAGGAGGTCCCTGTCTAG
- the LOC104422590 gene encoding ankyrin repeat domain-containing protein EMB506, chloroplastic, whose amino-acid sequence MAASWLSIPSFLDYRHLPPPCAPTLRSKFTSATSKTSSFAAPTTRGRSHSIASITHAFKRAPSSKTRQRGVWEDPDDGSGSDYDDEEEGDGSEGDGLDFESDWEQDGDGVVGRASGDGVSSADNYEEELVKEVEQLLGPEETAVLRDNPTPNLAKISTSKWNPLHTFALAGQIHFMDKLLENGLDIDTVDEYGLTALHKAIIGKKEAVISHLLRKGADPHVRDRDGATLLHYAVQVSAKQTVKLLIKYKVDVNVADNEGWTPLHISMQSRNRDIAKILLVNGADKTRRTKDGKTPLDLSLCYGKDFKSYDLAKLLKLVLANQDF is encoded by the exons ATGGCGGCTTCTTGGCTTTCCATACCGTCCTTCCTGGACTACAGACATCTCCCGCCTCCATGTGCTCCCACTCTCCGTTCGAAATTCACCTCCGCTACCTCCAAAACCTCATCTTTCGCAGCACCAACAACAAGAGGGCGCTCGCATTCCATCGCGTCAATCACGCACGCGTTCAAGAGAGCTCCTTCCTCCAAGACCCGGCAACGGGGCGTCTGGGAAGACCCCGACGACGGAAGCGGCAGCGACTACGACGacgaggaagaaggagatgggAGCGAGGGGGACGGCTTGGACTTCGAGAGCGACTGGGAACAGGACGGGGACGGCGTCGTGGGCCGTGCTTCCGGCGATGGTGTGTCTTCGGCGGACAATTACGAGGAGGAACTGGTGAAAG AGGTTGAACAGCTCTTAGGACCAGAGGAAACAGCTGTTCTGCGTGACAATCCCACTCCTAATTTGGCAAAGATATCGACG TCAAAATGGAACCCCCTCCATACCTTTGCGCTAGCCGGACAGATACATTTCATGGACAAGCTGCTTGAAAATGGTCTTGATATTGATACTGTTGATGAG TATGGTCTTACTGCTCTGCACAAGGCAATAATTGGGAAAAAGGAGGCTGTAATTAGTCATCTGCTGAGGAAAGGTGCTGATCCTCATGTTAGAGATCGG GATGGTGCTACCCTGCTTCATTACGCTGTTCAGGTAAGTGCCAAGCAAACTGTGAAGCTACTAATCAAGTACAAGGTTGATGTTAATGTTGCAGATAAT GAAGGATGGACTCCGCTGCACATCTCTATGCAGAGTAGAAATAGGGATATTGCAAAAATTTTGTTGGTCAATGGAGCTGATAAAACCAGAAGAACTAAG GATGGAAAAACGCCTCTAGATTTAAGTCTATGTTATGGCAAAGACTTCAAGTCATATGATCTCGCCAAGTTGTTGAAGCTTGTACTGGCTAATCAAGATTTTTGA
- the LOC104423888 gene encoding uncharacterized protein LOC104423888 isoform X2, translating to MSKKGGADAFYVVRKGDLIGIYKTLKDCQAQAGSSVHSPSVSVYKGHGLAEEAEEHLKSHGLKNASYTISAADLKNDIFGELVPCPFQQPASTRGASLNKALPTKRSVEALQWDHKAVGPTSALINHQSKHLKLNDGTASQPASSNCSSCSLEFDGASKGNPGPAGAGAILRADDGSSVWRLREGVGIATNNVAEYRALIMGLRQALQKGFKKIQVRGDSMLVCMQIQGKWKLKNQNMADLCQVAKELKDRFTTFQIDHVRREFNSEADAQANLAIALKDGQVEGECGQQ from the exons ATGTCGAAAAAGGGAGGCGCGGACGCGTTTTACGTCGTGAGGAAGGgggatttgattggaatttACAAGACTCTGAAGGATTGCCAGGCTCAAGCCGGGTCTTCT GTACATTCTCCATCCGTGAGTGTGTATAAGGGCCATGGTCTAGCAGAGGAGGCAGAGGAACATCTCAAGTCACATGGTCTTAAGAATGCTTCTTATACCATTAGTGCTGCCgacttgaaaaatgatatttttgggGAACTTGTTCCTTGCCCATTTCAG CAACCAGCCTCTACAAGAGGAGCATCATTGAACAAGGCACTGCCTACAAAGAGATCAGTGGAAGCACTTCAGTGGgaccataag GCGGTTGGACCAACTTCAGCTTTGATCAATCATCAGAGCAAACATTTGAAGTTAAATGATGGTACTGCAAGTCAGCCAGCATCTTCCAATTGT AGCTCTTGCTCACTAGAATTTGATGGAGCTTCGAAAGGAAACCCTGGACCGGCTGGTGCGGGAGCTATCCTGCGTGCTGATGATGGGAGTTCG GTTTGGCGATTGCGTGAAGGTGTGGGAATTGCAACTAATAACGTTGCTGAATATCGGGCTCTAATTATGGGATTGAGACAAGCTTTACAGAAAGGGTTTAAGAAAATTCAAGTCCGTGGGGACTCAATGCTTGTCTGTATGCAG ATTCAAGGAAAATGGAAACTAAAGAACCAGAATATGGCCGACTTGTGTCAGGTGGCCAAAGAGCTCAAGGACAGGTTTACTACTTTTCAGATCGATCATGTTCGTAGG GAATTCAACTCCGAAGCCGATGCCCAGGCGAATCTAGCTATCGCTCTCAAGG ATGGTCAAGTTGAAGGGGAGTGTGGACAGCAATAG
- the LOC104423888 gene encoding uncharacterized protein LOC104423888 isoform X1, which yields MSKKGGADAFYVVRKGDLIGIYKTLKDCQAQAGSSVHSPSVSVYKGHGLAEEAEEHLKSHGLKNASYTISAADLKNDIFGELVPCPFQQPASTRGASLNKALPTKRSVEALQWDHKQAVGPTSALINHQSKHLKLNDGTASQPASSNCSSCSLEFDGASKGNPGPAGAGAILRADDGSSVWRLREGVGIATNNVAEYRALIMGLRQALQKGFKKIQVRGDSMLVCMQIQGKWKLKNQNMADLCQVAKELKDRFTTFQIDHVRREFNSEADAQANLAIALKDGQVEGECGQQ from the exons ATGTCGAAAAAGGGAGGCGCGGACGCGTTTTACGTCGTGAGGAAGGgggatttgattggaatttACAAGACTCTGAAGGATTGCCAGGCTCAAGCCGGGTCTTCT GTACATTCTCCATCCGTGAGTGTGTATAAGGGCCATGGTCTAGCAGAGGAGGCAGAGGAACATCTCAAGTCACATGGTCTTAAGAATGCTTCTTATACCATTAGTGCTGCCgacttgaaaaatgatatttttgggGAACTTGTTCCTTGCCCATTTCAG CAACCAGCCTCTACAAGAGGAGCATCATTGAACAAGGCACTGCCTACAAAGAGATCAGTGGAAGCACTTCAGTGGgaccataag CAGGCGGTTGGACCAACTTCAGCTTTGATCAATCATCAGAGCAAACATTTGAAGTTAAATGATGGTACTGCAAGTCAGCCAGCATCTTCCAATTGT AGCTCTTGCTCACTAGAATTTGATGGAGCTTCGAAAGGAAACCCTGGACCGGCTGGTGCGGGAGCTATCCTGCGTGCTGATGATGGGAGTTCG GTTTGGCGATTGCGTGAAGGTGTGGGAATTGCAACTAATAACGTTGCTGAATATCGGGCTCTAATTATGGGATTGAGACAAGCTTTACAGAAAGGGTTTAAGAAAATTCAAGTCCGTGGGGACTCAATGCTTGTCTGTATGCAG ATTCAAGGAAAATGGAAACTAAAGAACCAGAATATGGCCGACTTGTGTCAGGTGGCCAAAGAGCTCAAGGACAGGTTTACTACTTTTCAGATCGATCATGTTCGTAGG GAATTCAACTCCGAAGCCGATGCCCAGGCGAATCTAGCTATCGCTCTCAAGG ATGGTCAAGTTGAAGGGGAGTGTGGACAGCAATAG
- the LOC104422592 gene encoding uncharacterized protein LOC104422592 produces MSQGYAIELYFDPALENQVLKAWNVLARRQISTQLIEIEARPHITLLSSPSLEPLKLEGVVRAFAARQEPVPLSFFAVGSFPVDNNVLFLAPKANMALLQLHSQLCDAMRKEGVDVGEEFRPESWTPYCTVAQDVPKTRMAEGFCVLRDLKLPVTGYGVDIGLVEFPPVREVFSYVLGNPVEG; encoded by the coding sequence ATGTCGCAGGGGTACGCAATCGAGCTCTACTTCGACCCGGCGCTGGAGAACCAGGTGCTCAAGGCCTGGAACGTCCTGGCCCGCCGCCAAATCAGCACCCAGCTCATCGAGATCGAGGCCCGGCCCCACATCACCCTcctctcctccccctccctcgaGCCCCTCAAGCTCGAGGGCGTCGTCCGGGCCTTCGCCGCCCGGCAGGAGCCCGTCCCGCTCTCCTTCTTCGCCGTCGGCAGCTTCCCCGTCGACAACAACGTCCTCTTCCTCGCCCCCAAGGCCAACATGGCCCTCCTCCAGCTGCACTCCCAGCTGTGCGACGCCATGCGGAAGGAGGGCGTCGACGTCGGGGAGGAGTTCCGCCCCGAGTCGTGGACCCCGTACTGCACCGTCGCGCAGGACGTGCCGAAGACGCGCATGGCCGAGGGCTTCTGCGTGTTGCGGGACCTGAAGTTGCCGGTCACCGGGTATGGGGTGGACATCGGGTTGGTGGAGTTCCCGCCTGTTAGGGAGGTGTTCTCTTATGTGCTAGGTAACCCTGTAGAAGGATGA
- the LOC120289078 gene encoding RING-H2 finger protein ATL48-like, with amino-acid sequence MQGTSDSEVDQKLFDRRRRAQNPLVPIGAFVTAGVLVAGLMSFQQGDSHLGQKLMRARVIAQGVTVALMVGTAYYCGQKSANHHL; translated from the exons ATGCAAGGTACATCCGATTCGGAAGTCGATCAGAAGCTCTTCGACCGAAGACGGCGTGCCCAAAACCCCCTCGTTCCCATCG GGGCGTTCGTGACGGCGGGAGTGCTGGTGGCGGGGCTGATGAGTTTCCAGCAAGGGGACTCGCACCTAGGGCAGAAGCTAATGAGGGCTCGGGTcattgctcaaggcgtcaccgtCGCTCTCATGGTCGGCACTGCTTATTACTGCGGCCAGAAATCTGCGAACCACCACCTCTAA
- the LOC104423889 gene encoding probable inactive receptor kinase At2g26730 has product MKRTLLVWALMVPFFCLLGSTGAVIEAEVRSSLISFLGNLSNHGVVAAIGWKQESDPCVDGWNGIACDAQNASVTKLRLEGFNLSGSLDMGSLCNMPAIASSLARLVLNGNNLGGGVPAQISICRQLTHLQIGGNKFEGELPDSLATLDNLKVLNVSYNNFSGNLPNLSRISGLQIFLAQDNQLSGKIPAFDFYNFDEFNVSYNNFSGQIPDVQGYFNSSSFIGNPFLCGYPLPNNCPQDKRKGVSGEQVLMYSGYALLGSLLVGAVGFKLCKKKMKKTGKVDSENSALSIDGSGNKATVPSSEHKTSATLNRPEVSATSVESGVVSSSLVVVTRPTVNGLMFEELLRAPAELLGRGRHGSLYKVICENGAMYAVKRIKDWAISGEDFKKRMQRIDQVKHPNVLPAAAFYSSQQEKLLVYEFQQNGSLFRLLHGTQMGRAFEWGSRLNFAASIAKGLATMHRELRDVEIAHGNLKSSNILLTKDMEPCISEYGLMVLYDHQDLTPSLITPAFEPDHRSNPSMPRAFGSDAYGFGVILLELLTGKMVHDKGFDLPKWVLSVVQEEWTVEVFDKSLILEGVSEERMVNLLQVAIKCVNRLPEARPSMTQVASMIATIKEEEDRSLAYET; this is encoded by the exons ATGAAGCGAACTCTGCTCGTCTGGGCGTTGATGGTGCCTTTCTTTTGCCTACTAGGCTCGACGGGTGCGGTGATCGAGGCGGAGGTCAGGAGCTCGCTGATCAGCTTCCTAGGAAACCTCTCGAATCACGGGGTCGTTGCAGCCATCGGCTGGAAACAAGAGTCCGACCCCTGCGTCGACGGCTGGAACGGTATAGCTTGCGATGCGCAGAATGCTTCCGTGACGAAGTTGCGTCTTGAAGGGTTCAATCTTTCAGGGAGCCTCGACATGGGTTCTCTCTGCAATATGCCCGCCATCGCGAGCTCTCTTGCTCGCCTCGTTCTCAATGGGAACAACCTCGGCGGCGGAGTGCCAGCGCAGATCTCGATTTGCAGGCAGCTCACTCACTTGCAGATCGGCGGGAACAAGTTCGAGGGGGAACTTCCCGACTCGCTAGCTACGTTGGATAATCTCAAAGTTCTTAATGTTTCGTACAATAACTTTTCTGGCAACTTGCCGAATTTGTCCAGGATTTCGGGGCTCCAGATTTTCCTGGCTCAGGACAATCAGCTAAGCGGGAAGATTCCCGCATTCGACTTCTACAATTTCGACGAATTCAATGTCTCCTACAACAACTTCAGCGGCCAAATCCCGGATGTCCAAGGTTATTTCAATTCGAGCAGCTTTATCGGCAATCCGTTCCTGTGCGGATATCCGCTCCCGAATAACTGTCCACAAGATAAGAGGAAAGGCGTCTCTGGCGAGCAGGTACTTATGTACTCGGGCTATGCACTACTGGGTTCACTTCTCGTGGGCGCAGTCGGCTTCAAGCTCtgcaagaaaaagatgaagaagacagGCAAGGTCGACTCAGAAAACAGCGCATTATCGATCGACGGAAGCGGGAACAAGGCTACCGTTCCATCAAGTGAACACAAAACTAGTGCTACACTGAATAGACCAGAAGTCTCGGCTACCTCAGTCGAGAGTGGAGTGGTCTCGTCTTCCCTCGTGGTCGTCACGAGGCCGACCGTGAATGGGCTCATGTTTGAAGAGCTACTCCGGGCTCCGGCCGAGCTGCTCGGGAGAGGAAGGCACGGGAGCCTCTATAAGGTCATATGCGAAAACGGGGCAATGTATGCCGTGAAGAGGATCAAGGATTGGGCGATCTCAGGCGAGGACTTCAAGAAGAGGATGCAGAGGATAGACCAAGTAAAGCATCCGAACGTGCTCCCGGCCGCCGCCTTCTACTCCTCCCAGCAAGAGAAGCTTCTGGTCTATGAATTTCAGCAAAACGGAAGCCTGTTCAGGCTCCTTCATG GAACCCAGATGGGAAGAGCATTCGAGTGGGGCAGCAGGCTCAACTTCGCAGCCAGCATTGCCAAGGGTCTCGCTACCATGCATCGAGAACTCCGTGATGTCGAAATTGCTCATGGCAACCTGAAATCCTCCAACATCTTGCTGACTAAGGACATGGAGCCCTGCATCAGTGAGTATGGTCTAATGGTGCTGTACGATCACCAAGACCTGACTCCATCATTGATCACCCCCGCGTTCGAACCCGACCATAGATCCAATCCAAGCATGCCGAGAGCCTTCGGCTCGGACGCGTATGGCTTTGGTGTGATCCTCCTTGAGCTACTGACCGGGAAGATGGTCCATGACAAAGGGTTCGACTTGCCCAAGTGGGTCCTGTCCGTCGTCCAGGAGGAGTGGACCGTGGAAGTGTTCGATAAGTCCCTGATCTTGGAAGGAGTGAGCGAGGAGCGGATGGTGAACTTACTCCAGGTGGCCATCAAATGCGTCAACCGCTTGCCGGAGGCCAGGCCGAGCATGACACAGGTCGCATCCATGATCGCCACGataaaggaggaggaagacaggTCTCTGGCATATGAAACCTGA
- the LOC104422593 gene encoding RING-H2 finger protein ATL46, with amino-acid sequence MSEAKGFTLYLESAHVNMMYLNQHQVQRKDGLFSSHPPPFSRSSPYIGAFHIEASSSSSSPSSSSSSVPPPPPPSSSGARISPTVLFIIIILAVLFFISGLLHLLVRFLIKHPSSSASSQSNRYPEISGSDALQRQLQQLFHLHDSGLDQAFIDALPVFQYKEIVGLKEPFDCAVCLCEFTEKDKLRLLPTCSHAFHLGCIDTWLLSNSTCPLCRGTLFAPGFSIENPMFDYDDPREEDGYLGNGENGLATNHKAADIEEIVVEKGVVPVRLGKFRRMNNDVRDEGVGETSSSNLDARRCYSMGSYQYVLGDSELRVSLHHDSPGNVAKITEGGQPNGDFSVHVDMEEKKMKSVAKGESYSVSKIWLWSKKSKFSRSSDNQMDMPSSIKMDF; translated from the coding sequence ATGTCAGAAGCTAAAGGCTTCACGCTGTATCTGGAGAGCGCCCATGTGAATATGATGTACTTGAATCAGCATCAAGTCCAGCGAAAAGATGGGCTTTTTTCATCTCACCCGCCTCCTTTTTCACGTTCGTCCCCCTACATCGGTGCTTTCCACATAgaagcaagctcttcatcgtcatcaccatcgtcgtcgtcgtcttcggtaccgccgccgccgccaccatcaTCTTCTGGTGCTAGGATTAGTCCTACGgttcttttcattattattattttggctgTGTTGTTCTTCATTTCTGGCCTCCTCCATCTGCTTGTGAGATTTCTTATAAAGCACCCATCTTCGTCAGCGTCCTCTCAATCGAATAGATATCCGGAGATTTCGGGCTCTGATGCTCTGCAGAGACAGCTGCAGCAGCTTTTCCATCTCCATGACTCTGGTTTAGATCAGGCTTTTATAGATGCTCTTCCTGTTTTCCAGTACAAGGAGATCGTGGGTCTGAAAGAGCCGTTTGATTGCGCCGTCTGCCTCTGTGAATTCACTGAGAAGGATAAGTTGAGGTTGCTGCCGACGTGTAGCCATGCCTTCCATCTCGGTTGCATCGATACCTGGCTTTTGTCAAACTCGACTTGCCCTCTTTGTAGGGGGACCCTTTTCGCTCCGGGGTTTTCCATTGAAAACCCAATGTTCGACTACGAtgatccaagagaagaagatgggTATCTTGGTAATGGAGAAAATGGATTGGCTACGAATCATAAAGCGGCAGatattgaagaaattgttgTGGAAAAGGGCGTTGTACCAGTGAGACTTGGTAAATTCAGAAGGATGAACAATGATGTGAGGGACGAAGGAGTCGGAGAGACAAGTAGCAGCAATTTAGATGCCCGGCGATGTTATTCAATGGGTTCATATCAGTATGTGCTCGGTGATTCTGAACTGCGGGTCTCTTTGCATCATGATAGTCCCGGCAATGTTGCCAAAATCACAGAAGGGGGACAACCTAATGGAGATTTTTCTGTCCATGTGGATatggaggagaagaaaatgaaaagtgtgGCTAAAGGTGAGAGCTACTCTGTTTCCAAAATCTGGCTTTGGTCCAAAAAGAGCAAATTCTCTAGATCTTCAGATAACCAGATGGACATGCCTTCCTCTATTAAAATGGACTTTTAG